In Puniceicoccus vermicola, the DNA window CCGAAAACACAGAGATGCCGGAGAATCTTCTTACGGGTATTCTCCGAATCACTGGATCTTTCCCTCTTCGATTCTCATCGCCTTGCGGGCTCCGTGAGAGAGGAAGGCCTCCTCAAAGGTTTTTTCCCTGTGTGGCGTTTCTCCCCGCACCTATGGTTACATACGGCGACGGAGTGGTTATCAATCGACTCTTGACGAGGTTAGCGAATATGCTAACTTTTTGGGGTGCGATCAATCCAATTCTACAGGCAGCAATCTGGAGCCTGCCCGGTTGAGGATTTTCTTGAATCTCTCGATGGCAAGCAGGCCCAAAAAGTTGCCTGGGTGCTCGATCTGGTCCGCACCCTTCCAAGGCCACCGACTCAGTACTTCAAGAAATTGGTAGGAACGGAGCTCTGGGAGGTTCGAGTCGAGTTCGGAGGCAACGCCTTCCGGATTCTCGGTTTCATGGACGGCGAAAATCTCGTCGTTCTCGCCAGCGGCTTTGCCAAAAAGACTCAGAAAACACCGAAACAGGAAATCGAAACGGCGGAGCGCCGGCGAAAAGATTACTTCTTAAGAAAAGGATGAACCATGGATGATCTCGATAAATACATTCAACAGCGCAAGGATCGCGACCCTTCCTTTGCCGAAGCATACGAATCGGGCTATCAAGAGTTCCTCATCGGGGTTCTCCTGAAGGAAGCTCGCCAAAGCGCGGGGGTTACCCAGGAAGAGTTGGCGACTGCCATTCACACGAAGAAGTCGGTAATCTCCCGGCTGGAGAATCGGGCCAGTGACGCGCGTGTCTCGACACTCCGCAAGGTTGCTCAGGCTCTCGGAAAGGAATTGGTCATTGAATTACGGGATCAGGTATCGAAGCCAAAGCGGAGGAAGGCAGCGCGAAAGAAAATGGCTCCCGCCTGATGCTTGAGAGCCTCCCTTCATCCGTAGAGGAATGGAGAGAGCCATTTCTACGAAATCCGTATCCGCTGGTCCCGGAAATTCTCCTTTTATGGGGGGGGGTAGAGCAGATCAGAATCTTTCCGATCAACCTGGCTGTGGCTGAGATGGGAAGTTGTTCAGAATCACGACCCTAAGTCTGACTCTGCCCGCCGGAGATCCGGAATTGCCGCAAAAAGGCGCAAGGACCGCAAAAGAGGACCGCGGATTTCAATCCGCCCCGTAGGAGTGGCCGCGCTGGTCAAGGCACGCCTGCTGCGCCCCTTAGATCCAGCTTGCAAGATCTCTGATTCAGGAGTTAATTAAGAGCTATGGATTACATGGCAGTCAGCGAGTTAAAGCACTCGAAAAACTTATGGAGCCGTCTGGAGTCGTCTCGTGAGGTTGTCCTGACACGCGACGGCAAGCCGGGTGCTCTCATGGTGAGCGTTTCATCGGAGAATCTGGAAGAAATCGTCGTAGCGGTCCGGCGGGCGCTGTTTTCTCAAGCAGTCAGCAAGGCCCGCACCCGGGCAGAGGCCGATCCGGTATCCGATGCCGACATTGAACGTGAGATTCGGGCCGCCCGGTCGTGAACTATCTCGTTCTGGATACCAACGTCCTGATTTCAGGTTTGCTTTCGCCTCACAACCCGCCGGGGCGGATTGTGGATGCTATACGAAGTGGCGACTTGGTCACGGTAGTGGACGACCGCATTTTATCCGAATACCGCGCGGTCCTGCGCCGCCCCTACTTTGAGCGGTACATCCATACCGACGAGCGTGAATGGATCATTGATTTCTTGACTCATGAGTCTCAACCCTCCTTGAGCAGCCAAGCAATCCAAGGACTGCCCGACCCCAGAGATGCCTGCTTTCTTGAAATTGCCAAGGTATCCAAGCACCCCCTCGTTACTGGAAACATCAAGCACTTCCCGCCAAACAAACGCCGAGGCGTCCACGTATACTCGCCACAGGAATATTGCCAGACTCACGGCCTCTAGCCTTTGCCCCAAAGAGCGATCCATTCGCTGGTATAGAGTGCGGCAGACCTTCTTGTGGTAAAGGTTTTCGATCTCTTCGGATCATAATCAAATACGACCTTCCCAGTGGGTGGGTTGCTTGAGCGCCCACCTTCGCCCGGAGAGGAATGGCCGCAAAAAAGCGCAAGAACCGCAAAAGAGGACCGCGGATTTCAATCCGCCCCGAAGGAGTGGCCACGCTGGCCAAGGCACGTCTGCTGCGAAAAAGGTCTTTTCCCCGAGAGGTGCGAGTATTGGCAAGAATCAAAACGTGACGTCTTTTTGGTGTCTTCCCAAGGCGACGGATTACGAGGAATGAAACTTCCGAAGCGGGTAGCAATCAAGGATTTGTGGGCTGATCCCCTCCGGCTGTCCTCACATATTAGTGAGAGCTAGATCGAATGCTCCAATCCGTCCTCGTAGTGCTCAAATGCCGAACCAGTGTTATAAGGTGGGTCAATATAAACGCACTTCACCTAGCCCGTATACTCTTGCTCCAGTGCTTTAAGCGCCAGCAGGTTGTCCCTATGAATAAGCATGTTGTCGAAGATGTCATTCTCGCTGACGCGCTTCGGGGCATGGTAGGACTTGTCGGGGTCTTCAATGAGGATGCGCGGCTCCATTTTCGGACGCTGGTCCTTTCCGATCCAAGTGAGTTCGGGTTTTTGTTTTTTGGGCATTTTGGAAATTTTATTTGCTAGGCTTTAAAAGTGGGTAGAGACGCCGTGTGACTTTCTCGCCTCGGTTCTTCCAGCTCAAACCATCCTTACAACTATCTGGTAGTGTGTTATTTTCATCACAAATAGCGTCAGCCAAAGCGAGCGTGGCATTTCCCAGTCCGATTGCTTCACCAATCTCGTCAAAGTGGCCTGCAAGTTCTTTAAAGTGGCAGCCGATTGCATTGCGAAACTGGAGCTTAGCGAAAATGTTTTCAAGTAGAGGGGCTAGGTCTACAGACCTAGATACATTGCCTTCTTCGTCTAAGTGATCGCAGCGCAAGATGGGCATCAGTTTCTTCTCACCTTCCAGGCCACCTTTGTAGTGGTCAAGTGTCCATCGCTGTTCAGCCCCAGGGTTTCTAGGTAGCTTGCATTGATAGATTCCCGTTAAGAAATCGAGCATTCGCTCTAGAACGACCCCCGATTTGGCTGCTATGGTGCTCGCATCTTCGGCTTCTTTCAAATAGCGGCGGAGGAAAGCTACTTCAGAATCAGGCCCCTTAGAAAGGCAAAGGCCTCCTTCGAGAGACCATTGCCCGAGCTCAAGAAACTCGACTTGGCTCTTGGTTAAAATACCCCAGCGGAACTTGAAGCGTAGGGGCTGGTAGTGACTGGTAATTATGACGTGATGGAAGTGCGGTGCTTCCTGTAAGAGAAGTTCATAGAGCCGCTCCATGTGAGCTTCGTCCACCGATGCAATCGCATCATCCAAGCAAAGAATTTTGTTTTCTGGGTTTTCCCGTTTCTCTAGGGCCAGGAACAGGCAGAGGCCAAGTGTATCTAGGTGTGACTCCGATAAGTAAGCAACTGGACTTGCGTTAGCCTTGCCAAAGAGTTCGCCATCAAATTGTGCCGATGAGTTCTTTGTGGGATGAAGATAGA includes these proteins:
- a CDS encoding type II toxin-antitoxin system RelE/ParE family toxin — encoded protein: MRSIQFYRQQSGACPVEDFLESLDGKQAQKVAWVLDLVRTLPRPPTQYFKKLVGTELWEVRVEFGGNAFRILGFMDGENLVVLASGFAKKTQKTPKQEIETAERRRKDYFLRKG
- a CDS encoding helix-turn-helix domain-containing protein, with the protein product MDDLDKYIQQRKDRDPSFAEAYESGYQEFLIGVLLKEARQSAGVTQEELATAIHTKKSVISRLENRASDARVSTLRKVAQALGKELVIELRDQVSKPKRRKAARKKMAPA
- a CDS encoding putative toxin-antitoxin system toxin component, PIN family, which translates into the protein MNYLVLDTNVLISGLLSPHNPPGRIVDAIRSGDLVTVVDDRILSEYRAVLRRPYFERYIHTDEREWIIDFLTHESQPSLSSQAIQGLPDPRDACFLEIAKVSKHPLVTGNIKHFPPNKRRGVHVYSPQEYCQTHGL